Proteins co-encoded in one Prescottella sp. R16 genomic window:
- a CDS encoding copper resistance CopC family protein, translating to MTRHTLTGLRVVVIGFVAMLATMLGVGTAAAHSAVIGSSPENGTEIATAPDRVSLQFNETLQDKFASLTVVGPDGNLWSKGDPTVAGDSISVPLEGLGPVGEYTIAFRVTSADGHPVSGTRTFTLTQEGTGTPGAKAGGQSSDSSSDDESDSSMLIWVFVGVGVVVFAGGLWFALRKPRS from the coding sequence ATGACCAGACACACTCTCACCGGCCTGCGCGTCGTCGTGATCGGTTTCGTGGCGATGCTCGCCACGATGCTCGGCGTCGGAACGGCAGCCGCGCATTCCGCGGTGATCGGCAGCAGCCCCGAGAACGGTACCGAGATCGCGACCGCCCCCGACCGGGTGAGTCTGCAGTTCAACGAGACACTGCAGGACAAGTTCGCGTCGCTGACCGTCGTCGGCCCGGACGGCAACCTGTGGTCGAAGGGTGATCCGACGGTCGCGGGCGATTCGATCAGCGTGCCGCTCGAGGGTCTCGGCCCGGTCGGCGAGTACACGATCGCGTTCCGTGTCACCTCCGCCGACGGCCACCCCGTCAGCGGCACCCGCACGTTCACGCTCACGCAGGAGGGCACCGGCACACCGGGCGCGAAGGCGGGCGGCCAGTCGTCGGACAGCAGCTCCGACGACGAGTCCGACAGCAGCATGCTGATCTGGGTGTTCGTCGGCGTCGGTGTCGTGGTGTTCGCGGGCGGCCTGTGGTTCGCGCTACGCAAGCCGCGCAGCTGA
- a CDS encoding copper resistance D family protein, which produces MRTVGIGRTGLVSAVLTAFLGVGVAWLLADPSPSAAVRALALGCGATVFGLAGWLWLLRDERRPALDAGPVWRTTAAVAGAWTVAEIALVVFEAADMVGRSPWAVPPGTVVDFVTIVDTGRIGAATIGCTTLVAVLAAVAFRRALSWPAAPVLAVSGLALIARPVSGHMSQQILGSLFDAAHVLAAATWFGMLIALALTARGRGTWANLLPRYSTIAWRCVVVLAATGVANAAIRLGSIAPLVTTGYGRVVLAKIVALAALLAAAWWLRRTWVTPASTHRMSADASLRRAVGETAAMALAFGLAAGLATTG; this is translated from the coding sequence GTGAGGACGGTGGGCATCGGTCGTACAGGGCTGGTGTCCGCCGTCCTCACGGCGTTTCTCGGGGTCGGCGTGGCGTGGCTGCTGGCCGATCCTTCCCCGTCGGCCGCCGTGCGGGCCCTCGCGCTGGGCTGCGGGGCGACGGTGTTCGGTCTGGCCGGCTGGTTGTGGCTGCTGCGCGACGAACGCCGGCCCGCCCTCGACGCCGGCCCGGTATGGCGGACCACAGCGGCCGTCGCGGGCGCGTGGACGGTGGCCGAGATCGCGCTGGTGGTGTTCGAGGCCGCCGACATGGTCGGACGCTCCCCGTGGGCGGTGCCGCCGGGCACGGTCGTCGATTTCGTGACGATCGTGGACACCGGACGGATCGGTGCGGCCACGATCGGATGCACGACGCTCGTGGCAGTGCTTGCGGCGGTGGCGTTTCGACGCGCACTGTCGTGGCCGGCCGCGCCGGTGCTGGCGGTGTCGGGGCTGGCGTTGATCGCCCGCCCGGTCAGCGGGCACATGTCGCAGCAGATCCTCGGATCGCTGTTCGACGCCGCGCACGTGCTGGCGGCGGCCACCTGGTTCGGGATGCTGATCGCACTCGCCCTGACCGCCCGGGGGCGGGGCACATGGGCGAATCTGCTGCCCCGCTATTCGACGATCGCGTGGCGGTGCGTCGTGGTTCTCGCCGCGACCGGCGTCGCCAACGCGGCGATCCGGCTCGGCAGCATCGCGCCCCTCGTCACCACCGGTTACGGGCGGGTCGTGCTCGCGAAGATCGTGGCACTCGCGGCGCTGCTCGCGGCCGCGTGGTGGCTGCGCCGCACCTGGGTCACCCCCGCATCCACCCACCGGATGAGCGCCGACGCCTCCCTGCGCCGCGCCGTCGGTGAAACCGCCGCCATGGCACTCGCATTCGGACTCGCGGCAGGACTCGCGACGACGGGGTGA
- a CDS encoding VWA domain-containing protein produces the protein MSAPVDDERLRRWRLLLGDAAEESTGTLESPSDAAMDAALSALYDDRGTADGKSGRSAGLGGSAPRVARWLGDIRTYFPVSVVQVMQRDAMDRLGLTQLLLEPELLEAVEPDVHLVGTLLSLNRVMPEATKATARTVVEAVVRQLEERLARATRSAVTGALNRAARTTNPKLRDLDFHRTIRANLQHYLPEYRTVVPEKLIGYGRRSQAVQRDVVLAIDQSGSMASSVVYASVFGAVLASMRALRTSLVVFDTAVVDLTDKLADPVDVLFGTQLGGGTDINRAIAYSQSLITRPTESLFVLISDLYEGGIRAEMLSRVAAMQAAGVQVVVLLALSDDGAPAYDRDNAAALAALGVPAFACTPDRFPDLLAVALERGDVGAWVQRSGLGDTPSA, from the coding sequence ATGAGCGCACCGGTCGACGACGAGCGGCTGCGCCGCTGGCGGCTGCTGCTCGGGGACGCCGCCGAGGAATCGACGGGCACGCTGGAGTCGCCGTCGGACGCCGCGATGGATGCGGCCCTGTCCGCACTGTACGACGACCGCGGGACCGCCGACGGGAAGAGCGGCCGCTCCGCCGGTCTCGGCGGGTCGGCGCCGCGGGTGGCGCGCTGGCTCGGCGACATCCGCACCTACTTCCCCGTCTCGGTGGTGCAGGTGATGCAGCGCGACGCGATGGACCGGCTGGGGCTCACCCAGCTGCTCCTGGAACCGGAGCTGCTCGAGGCCGTCGAACCGGACGTACACCTGGTGGGGACGCTGCTGAGCCTGAACCGGGTGATGCCCGAGGCCACCAAGGCGACCGCGCGGACGGTGGTGGAGGCCGTCGTCCGGCAGCTCGAGGAACGCCTGGCCCGCGCCACCCGATCCGCGGTGACCGGGGCGTTGAACCGGGCGGCCCGCACCACCAACCCGAAACTGCGGGACCTCGACTTCCACCGCACCATCCGCGCCAACCTGCAGCACTATCTGCCCGAGTACCGAACGGTGGTGCCGGAGAAGCTGATCGGCTACGGCCGCCGCTCGCAGGCGGTGCAGCGGGACGTGGTTCTCGCGATCGACCAGTCCGGGTCGATGGCGTCGAGTGTGGTGTACGCATCCGTGTTCGGGGCCGTCCTCGCGTCGATGCGGGCGCTGCGGACATCGCTGGTGGTGTTCGACACCGCGGTGGTGGATCTGACCGACAAGCTGGCCGACCCGGTGGACGTACTGTTCGGCACCCAGCTCGGGGGCGGGACCGACATCAACCGGGCCATCGCGTACAGCCAGTCGCTGATCACCCGCCCCACCGAATCGCTGTTCGTGCTGATCTCCGACCTGTACGAGGGCGGGATCCGCGCCGAAATGCTGTCCCGGGTGGCCGCGATGCAGGCCGCGGGCGTCCAGGTGGTGGTGCTGTTGGCGCTGTCCGACGACGGCGCCCCGGCCTACGACCGCGACAATGCGGCCGCGCTTGCGGCGCTGGGGGTTCCGGCGTTCGCCTGTACCCCGGACCGGTTCCCGGACCTGCTCGCCGTCGCTCTCGAACGCGGCGACGTCGGCGCGTGGGTGCAGCGCAGCGGGCTGGGCGACACACCGAGCGCGTGA
- a CDS encoding TM0106 family RecB-like putative nuclease — translation MCSPNDPRDPAPVLLEPGALTRCRHRVHLDATFPEQLAGVPENTGVTQRQEAAAAQRESVRARLMDADPDGWVRIAPDGPLGQRARDTLDACRAGATKIWGAVLPHERDTGRRGRVEILLRDADRGGYLPVIVVNHKVTDPGSGATTSGLLRWEPRLDERRKVRAQLRDQIRLAHVYRMLERHGLDSPSRLGGAIGYGADCILVHDLSTVLEEYDTRFADRIAVARGELETVPSQIGECRACPWWPRCRGELEQTHDVSLVASGTRAAVLRDHGVTTVDQLAAWDGDAPADWPQGSFPDTVVTAQAWLAGAPLVRRHDTVTVARADVEVDVDMESYQEHGAYLWGTLLNVAGTSVYRPFVTWDPVPTADEGRSFAEFWTWLMAERAAAAAAGKTFAAYCYSRSAEDKWLLASARRFAGADGIPTVAEVREFIDSPQWVDIYQAVGENFVCPNGKGLKKIAPIAGFHWRDEEAGGEASMSWYREAVGYDGAPDESQRQRLLEYNEDDVVATKVLREWMSGRALDEVPHARDLRP, via the coding sequence GTGTGTTCCCCGAACGATCCGCGAGACCCCGCCCCCGTGCTGCTCGAGCCGGGTGCTCTGACGCGGTGTCGGCATCGGGTCCACCTCGATGCAACTTTCCCCGAGCAACTGGCCGGTGTGCCGGAGAACACCGGCGTCACCCAGCGGCAGGAGGCGGCCGCCGCGCAGCGCGAGTCGGTGCGGGCCCGGCTCATGGACGCCGACCCCGACGGCTGGGTGCGGATCGCCCCGGACGGTCCGCTCGGGCAGCGTGCCCGGGACACTCTCGACGCGTGCCGGGCCGGGGCCACGAAGATCTGGGGGGCGGTGCTGCCACACGAACGCGACACCGGACGACGCGGGCGCGTCGAGATCCTGCTGCGCGACGCCGACCGCGGCGGCTACCTCCCCGTCATCGTCGTCAACCACAAGGTCACCGACCCCGGCAGCGGCGCCACCACGTCCGGGCTGCTTCGGTGGGAACCGAGGCTCGACGAGCGTCGCAAGGTGCGCGCCCAACTGCGCGACCAGATCCGCCTCGCCCACGTGTACCGGATGCTCGAACGGCACGGACTGGACAGTCCCTCCCGGCTGGGCGGCGCGATCGGCTACGGCGCCGACTGCATCCTCGTACACGACCTGTCGACCGTCCTCGAGGAATACGACACCCGCTTCGCCGACCGGATCGCCGTCGCCCGCGGCGAGCTCGAGACGGTGCCGTCGCAGATCGGTGAATGCCGTGCCTGCCCGTGGTGGCCGCGCTGCCGCGGCGAACTCGAGCAGACACACGACGTGTCCCTCGTGGCGTCCGGTACCCGCGCCGCCGTGCTGCGCGACCACGGGGTGACCACCGTCGACCAACTCGCGGCGTGGGACGGCGACGCCCCCGCCGACTGGCCGCAGGGCTCCTTCCCCGACACCGTCGTCACCGCGCAGGCCTGGCTCGCCGGGGCGCCGCTGGTCCGACGCCACGACACCGTCACCGTCGCCCGCGCCGACGTCGAGGTGGACGTCGACATGGAGAGCTACCAGGAGCACGGCGCCTACCTGTGGGGGACGCTGCTCAACGTCGCCGGCACGTCGGTGTACCGGCCGTTCGTGACGTGGGATCCGGTGCCCACGGCCGACGAGGGCCGGTCGTTCGCCGAATTCTGGACCTGGCTCATGGCCGAACGTGCCGCCGCCGCAGCTGCCGGGAAAACCTTTGCCGCCTATTGTTATTCGCGCTCCGCGGAGGACAAATGGCTTCTGGCGTCGGCCCGTCGGTTCGCCGGAGCCGACGGCATCCCCACTGTCGCCGAGGTGCGCGAATTCATCGACAGCCCACAGTGGGTCGACATCTACCAGGCTGTCGGCGAGAACTTCGTCTGTCCGAACGGCAAGGGGCTCAAGAAGATTGCGCCCATCGCCGGATTCCACTGGCGTGACGAGGAGGCCGGTGGCGAAGCGTCGATGAGCTGGTATCGCGAGGCCGTCGGCTACGACGGCGCCCCCGACGAGTCCCAGCGACAGCGGCTGCTGGAGTACAACGAGGACGACGTCGTCGCGACGAAAGTGTTGCGCGAGTGGATGTCCGGGCGTGCGCTCGACGAGGTCCCGCATGCTCGGGACCTTCGCCCTTAG
- a CDS encoding SDR family NAD(P)-dependent oxidoreductase — translation MEIQGTAALVTGAASGLGAATAKRFADAGATVFGLDLAQSIERAGDKAPAGVTFLPTDVTSETEVQAAIDTIGESGVPLRTVVNCAGVGWAGRILSKNGPHDLELFRTVITVNLLGTFNVMRLAANAMQHLPTVDDAGQRGIIVNTASVAAFEGQVGQIAYTASKGGVHAMTITAARDLAQVGIRVNTIAPGTIDTPMLAGVTDEYRKNLEAGIPFPSRLGKPDEYAQLAQFLVEHDYLNGETIRMDGALRMAPR, via the coding sequence GTGGAAATCCAGGGAACCGCGGCACTGGTCACCGGTGCGGCATCCGGTCTCGGCGCCGCGACCGCGAAGCGTTTCGCCGACGCCGGCGCCACCGTGTTCGGGTTGGATCTGGCGCAGTCCATCGAGCGGGCCGGCGACAAGGCACCCGCCGGCGTGACGTTCCTGCCCACCGACGTCACGAGCGAAACCGAGGTCCAGGCCGCGATCGACACGATCGGCGAATCGGGGGTGCCGCTGCGCACCGTCGTCAACTGTGCGGGTGTCGGCTGGGCGGGCCGGATCCTGTCGAAGAACGGCCCACACGATCTGGAACTGTTCCGCACCGTCATCACCGTCAACCTGCTGGGCACGTTCAACGTGATGCGCCTGGCCGCGAACGCGATGCAGCATCTCCCGACGGTGGACGACGCGGGTCAGCGCGGCATCATCGTCAACACGGCGTCGGTGGCGGCCTTCGAGGGACAGGTCGGGCAGATCGCGTACACCGCGTCCAAGGGCGGCGTGCACGCCATGACGATCACCGCCGCACGCGACCTCGCACAGGTCGGCATCCGCGTCAACACGATCGCCCCCGGCACCATCGACACCCCGATGCTCGCAGGCGTCACCGACGAATACCGCAAGAACCTCGAGGCCGGGATTCCGTTCCCCTCACGCCTCGGCAAACCCGACGAGTACGCGCAGCTTGCACAGTTCCTCGTCGAACACGACTACCTCAACGGCGAGACGATCCGCATGGACGGCGCCCTGCGCATGGCGCCGCGGTAG
- a CDS encoding DUF6474 family protein has product MGLFKKRKRRATRKAEAKALKHKAKLEAKLGAKNDRKKHRADAKAQKKVDKAQIATFEAQKKAADKAAQKGLSVAQLRRYLGVARMLAPVVVPIAYRGATALRAQLDAQRAQRMGIAVDQLGEYTGHGAKLSARIAGADKSITEIVTKHPNDAETQQFASAVRARLTDLDTAVRAAEQMPPTRRKQAHHAISSELDGVEADILARLGVR; this is encoded by the coding sequence GTGGGGTTGTTCAAGAAACGTAAGCGGCGCGCCACGCGCAAGGCCGAAGCGAAGGCGCTCAAGCACAAGGCCAAGCTCGAGGCGAAGCTCGGTGCCAAGAACGACCGCAAGAAGCATCGGGCCGACGCGAAGGCCCAGAAGAAGGTCGACAAGGCACAGATCGCGACCTTCGAGGCTCAGAAGAAGGCCGCCGACAAGGCTGCACAGAAGGGTCTGTCGGTGGCGCAGCTGCGCCGTTACCTCGGTGTGGCCCGCATGTTGGCGCCGGTCGTGGTGCCGATCGCGTACCGCGGTGCGACGGCGTTGCGTGCCCAGCTCGACGCCCAGCGGGCGCAGCGCATGGGTATCGCCGTCGATCAGCTCGGCGAGTACACCGGGCACGGAGCCAAGCTCAGTGCCCGGATCGCCGGTGCCGACAAGTCGATCACCGAGATCGTCACCAAGCACCCGAACGATGCCGAGACGCAGCAGTTCGCGTCCGCCGTCCGGGCCCGCCTGACCGATCTGGACACTGCGGTCCGGGCCGCCGAGCAGATGCCGCCGACCCGCCGCAAGCAGGCGCATCACGCGATCTCGTCGGAGCTCGACGGCGTCGAAGCCGACATCCTGGCCCGTCTCGGCGTCCGCTGA
- a CDS encoding YcnI family protein produces the protein MKTTISRVLATAGAAGGVMLLAAGVASAHVSVAAPGAEQGGYSVLTFRVPTESDTAGTTAVTVQLPNLASARTEPIPGWTSTVVEDEASKTATAVTWTADPGVSVGPGQFQQFVLSAGPLPEQEQVEFPATQTYSDGTVVQWNQQPGPDGAEPDKPAPSLTLAASTDAATATSESTDTTARWLGGIGLVLGALGAALGLGATMRSRRS, from the coding sequence ATGAAGACAACGATTTCCCGCGTCCTGGCCACCGCCGGCGCGGCCGGTGGCGTGATGCTGCTGGCCGCCGGTGTGGCCTCGGCGCACGTATCGGTCGCCGCTCCCGGCGCCGAGCAGGGCGGCTACTCCGTCCTCACGTTCCGGGTCCCCACCGAATCCGACACCGCCGGCACGACGGCGGTGACGGTGCAGTTGCCGAATCTGGCGTCGGCCCGCACCGAACCGATCCCGGGCTGGACGTCGACCGTCGTCGAGGACGAGGCGTCGAAGACCGCGACGGCGGTGACGTGGACCGCCGATCCCGGCGTGAGCGTCGGCCCCGGCCAGTTCCAGCAGTTCGTGCTGTCCGCCGGGCCGCTGCCCGAGCAGGAGCAGGTGGAGTTCCCCGCCACCCAGACCTACAGCGACGGCACCGTCGTGCAGTGGAATCAGCAGCCCGGACCGGACGGCGCCGAACCGGACAAGCCGGCCCCGTCGCTGACGCTTGCCGCCAGTACGGACGCAGCCACCGCAACTTCCGAGTCCACCGACACCACTGCCCGCTGGCTCGGCGGCATCGGCCTGGTGCTCGGTGCACTGGGCGCCGCACTGGGCCTGGGCGCAACGATGAGGAGCCGACGCTCATGA
- a CDS encoding AAA family ATPase → MTDTITAEPALLRPHAEQQYAHELAALAAADDRPRPPSWQLSPQAVVTYLLGGALPDGTVISPKYIGPRRLMEVAVATLATDRALLLLGVPGTAKTWVSEHLAAAVSGESTRLVQGTAGTAEESVRYGWNYARLLAEGPSEAAVVPSPVLTAMRDGAIARIEELTRMPADVQDALITILSEKTLPVPELGTEVQAAKGFNVIATANDRDRGVNELSSALRRRFNTVVLPLPASADDEVAIVVRRVEQLGTALELPPVPAAAEEIRRVVTVFRELRDGVTVDGRTKVKSPSGTLSTAEAISVVTNGLALAAHFGDGTLRAGDVAAGILGSVLKDPVADKVVWTEYLEAVVRYRPDWDDFYRACREVAG, encoded by the coding sequence GTGACCGACACGATCACCGCCGAGCCCGCCCTGCTGCGCCCGCACGCCGAGCAGCAGTACGCGCACGAACTCGCGGCACTCGCCGCGGCCGACGACCGGCCGCGCCCGCCGTCGTGGCAGCTGTCGCCGCAGGCGGTGGTGACGTATCTGCTGGGTGGGGCGCTGCCCGACGGCACCGTGATCTCGCCGAAGTACATCGGCCCGCGCCGGTTGATGGAGGTCGCGGTCGCCACCCTCGCCACCGACCGGGCGCTGCTGCTGCTCGGGGTGCCGGGCACCGCGAAGACGTGGGTGTCCGAGCACCTGGCGGCGGCGGTCTCCGGGGAGTCGACGCGGCTCGTGCAGGGCACGGCCGGCACTGCGGAGGAGTCCGTCCGGTACGGCTGGAACTATGCGCGGCTGCTCGCCGAGGGCCCGTCGGAGGCGGCGGTGGTGCCGTCGCCGGTGCTGACCGCGATGCGTGACGGTGCGATCGCCCGCATCGAGGAACTGACCCGCATGCCGGCCGACGTGCAGGACGCGCTCATCACGATCCTGTCGGAGAAGACGCTGCCGGTGCCGGAACTCGGCACCGAGGTGCAGGCGGCGAAGGGGTTCAACGTCATCGCCACCGCCAACGACCGGGATCGCGGTGTCAACGAGCTGTCGTCGGCGCTGCGCCGCCGCTTCAACACCGTCGTGCTGCCGCTGCCCGCGTCCGCGGACGACGAGGTCGCGATCGTGGTGCGCCGCGTCGAACAGCTCGGTACCGCCCTGGAGCTGCCTCCGGTGCCGGCAGCCGCAGAGGAGATCCGGCGCGTCGTCACCGTGTTCCGGGAACTGCGCGACGGGGTGACCGTCGACGGCCGCACCAAGGTGAAGTCGCCGTCCGGGACGCTGTCGACGGCGGAGGCCATCTCGGTGGTGACGAACGGGCTCGCGCTGGCCGCGCACTTCGGGGACGGCACCCTGCGGGCCGGGGACGTCGCCGCCGGCATCCTCGGGTCGGTGCTCAAGGATCCGGTCGCCGACAAGGTGGTGTGGACCGAGTACCTCGAGGCCGTCGTGCGGTATCGCCCCGACTGGGACGACTTCTACCGGGCGTGCCGCGAGGTGGCCGGGTGA
- a CDS encoding DUF5682 family protein produces the protein MPRGGRVTGSAEVRVFGVRHHGPGSARAVLRALDAFEPDTVLVEGPADADTLAPLALDDDLRPPVALLGYAANDPARAAFWPLASFSPEWQALRWAVFHDADVRFCDLPATLALAADRPVDADRPDPLTGLAAAAGYDDFEQWWDAVVESRCPGEESDPIAAFDAITDAMAALREGIDLDEHTARREAHMRQVLRATIKAGALKVAVVCGAMHAPALTGKLGPAAPDARLLRGLPKVKASLTWVPWTHSRLSVASGYGAGIVSPGWYEHLFTAGDHPTARWFTQVARVLRDEDLPVSSAHVIEATRLADTLAALRDRPLPGLEEITEATRAVLCDGDDLLLDLVTRRLVVGEALGDVPASAPTVPLETDLQARSKSLRLKRSAAAKELNLDLRTDLDRQRSQLLHRLRLIDVSWAQPARSEVRSTGTFRETWTLQWQPELAVAVVEAARWGTTVETAAETVVRERIAHPDVTLGDVTALLEQALLADLSGTVADLLGAVDAAAALDHDVAHLMAALPPLVRTLRYGDVRGTDLSALDRVVDALLVRICAGLPAAVTGLDADAADAVRTALDDVHTAVTLRDDPASTQRWLDTLTTLSGRDDVDGTLTGRTVRLLHDVGRLDTAATTARVGRALSAGVAAAAKARWIDGFAGGSGLLFVHDRDLLGLVDAWLSGLHADEFVDALPALRRTFGGFGPVERRTLGEIVCGGTRSVDISTVLDTDRGGRALAATALILGVPA, from the coding sequence GTGCCGCGAGGTGGCCGGGTGACCGGAAGCGCCGAGGTCCGGGTGTTCGGTGTCCGGCACCACGGACCCGGGTCGGCGCGGGCGGTGCTGCGGGCGCTCGACGCGTTCGAGCCGGACACCGTTCTCGTCGAAGGCCCGGCCGACGCCGACACCCTCGCCCCGCTCGCCCTGGACGACGACCTGCGCCCTCCGGTGGCGCTGCTCGGGTATGCCGCGAACGATCCTGCGCGGGCGGCATTCTGGCCGCTGGCCTCCTTCTCCCCGGAGTGGCAGGCCCTGCGGTGGGCGGTGTTCCACGACGCCGACGTCCGCTTCTGCGATCTGCCGGCCACGCTCGCCCTGGCCGCCGACCGCCCCGTCGACGCCGACCGTCCCGACCCGTTGACCGGGCTCGCCGCGGCCGCCGGCTACGACGACTTCGAGCAGTGGTGGGATGCCGTCGTCGAATCCCGTTGCCCGGGTGAGGAGTCCGATCCGATCGCCGCGTTCGACGCGATCACCGATGCGATGGCCGCGCTGCGGGAGGGCATCGACCTCGACGAGCACACCGCGCGTCGCGAAGCACACATGCGGCAGGTGCTGCGGGCGACGATCAAGGCGGGCGCGTTGAAGGTCGCGGTGGTGTGCGGGGCGATGCACGCGCCCGCGCTCACCGGCAAGCTGGGCCCGGCAGCCCCGGACGCGCGACTGCTGCGCGGGCTGCCGAAGGTGAAAGCGTCGCTCACCTGGGTGCCGTGGACGCATTCCCGGCTGTCGGTGGCGTCCGGTTACGGGGCGGGCATCGTCTCCCCCGGCTGGTACGAGCACCTGTTCACCGCCGGCGACCACCCGACCGCCCGCTGGTTCACGCAGGTGGCGCGGGTGCTGCGCGACGAGGATCTGCCGGTCTCGAGTGCCCACGTCATCGAGGCCACCCGTCTCGCGGACACGCTCGCCGCCCTGCGGGACCGGCCCCTGCCGGGTCTCGAGGAGATCACCGAGGCCACCCGGGCGGTGCTGTGCGACGGCGACGACCTGCTGCTCGATCTGGTGACCCGTCGGCTCGTCGTCGGCGAGGCCCTCGGCGACGTCCCCGCCTCCGCGCCGACCGTCCCCCTCGAGACCGATCTGCAGGCCCGGTCGAAGTCGTTGCGGCTCAAGCGGTCCGCTGCGGCGAAGGAACTGAATCTGGATCTGCGCACCGACCTCGACCGGCAGCGCTCCCAGCTGCTGCACCGGCTGCGGCTGATCGATGTGAGTTGGGCGCAGCCGGCGCGATCGGAGGTCCGTTCGACCGGCACGTTCCGGGAGACGTGGACGCTGCAATGGCAGCCGGAACTCGCGGTCGCCGTCGTCGAGGCGGCCCGCTGGGGCACCACCGTGGAGACGGCCGCCGAGACGGTGGTCCGGGAACGGATCGCACACCCCGACGTCACCCTCGGCGACGTCACCGCCCTGCTCGAGCAGGCCCTGCTCGCGGACCTGTCCGGCACCGTCGCGGACCTGCTCGGTGCCGTGGACGCCGCCGCGGCCCTCGACCACGACGTCGCACATCTGATGGCGGCGCTGCCGCCGTTGGTGCGCACCCTGCGTTACGGCGACGTGCGCGGCACCGACCTGTCCGCGCTCGACCGCGTCGTCGATGCCCTGCTGGTGCGGATCTGCGCGGGCCTGCCCGCCGCCGTCACGGGCCTCGACGCCGACGCCGCGGACGCGGTGCGCACCGCCCTCGACGACGTGCACACGGCCGTCACCCTGCGCGACGATCCGGCATCCACACAGCGGTGGCTCGACACGCTCACCACCCTGTCCGGACGCGACGACGTCGACGGCACGCTGACGGGACGCACCGTGCGGTTGCTGCACGACGTGGGCCGTCTCGACACCGCCGCCACCACGGCAAGGGTGGGGCGGGCACTGTCCGCGGGTGTCGCGGCCGCCGCGAAGGCCCGCTGGATCGACGGGTTCGCCGGTGGCAGCGGTCTGCTGTTCGTCCACGACCGGGACCTGCTCGGTCTCGTCGACGCGTGGCTGTCGGGTCTGCACGCCGACGAGTTCGTCGACGCCCTGCCCGCGCTGCGGCGCACGTTCGGCGGGTTCGGGCCTGTGGAACGCCGCACACTCGGCGAAATCGTGTGCGGTGGAACCCGATCCGTCGACATCAGCACTGTTCTCGACACCGACCGCGGCGGCCGGGCCCTGGCGGCCACCGCCCTGATCCTGGGGGTCCCCGCATGA